In a single window of the Rhineura floridana isolate rRhiFlo1 chromosome 3, rRhiFlo1.hap2, whole genome shotgun sequence genome:
- the LOC133381889 gene encoding HLA class II histocompatibility antigen, DR alpha chain-like isoform X2 → MMGTRGALCLWGCLWAVLTLPRAGALTVEDTLVELDFFQESFPSEQKSGEFLLEFNDEEILHVDWAQKQNVWRLPDFQRFTDFEVQGALANIAVMKNNMQVLIQRSNRTRAQNVAPSTTVYPEDPMELGDPNVLICFVDRFSPPVLNITWLKNNEVVSQGVEETDFYPSVDNTFRKFSYLPFIPEQGDFYVCQVEHWGLPEGRTEKIWHSKAPSPIPETMENVLCALGLAVGILGIVAGTILFFKAMRMNEGSVRRGRR, encoded by the exons ATGATGGGCACAAGAGGAGCCCTTTGCCTCTGGGGGTGCCTCTGGGCCGTCCTCACCCTGCCGCGGGCCGGAGCCCTCACAG tggAGGACACGCTGGTGGAGCTGGACTTCTTCCAGGAGAGCTTCCCTTCGGAGCAGAAGTCCGGCGAGTTCCTGCTGGAGTTCAATGACGAGGAGatcctgcacgtggactgggccCAGAAGCAGAACGTCTGGAGGCTGCCGGACTTCCAGCGCTTCACTGACTTTGAGGTGCAGGGGGCCCTGGCCAACATTGCTGTCATGAAGAACAACATGCAGGTCCTCATCCAGCGCAGCAACCGCACCCGCGCCCAGAACG TGGCTCCTTCGACAACCGTGTACCCGGAAGACCCCATGGAACTGGGGGACCCCAACGTCCTCATCTGCTTCGTGGACCGCTTCTCTCCCCCGGTGCTGAACATCACCTGGCTGAAGAACAACGAGGTGGTCTCGCAGGGCGTGGAGGAGACGGACTTCTACCCCAGCGTGGACAACACCTTCCGCAAGTTCTCCTACCTCCCCTTCATCCCGGAGCAGGGGGACTTCTACGTCTGCCAAGTGGAGCACTGGGGACTCCCCGAGGGGAGGACGGAGAAGATATGGC ATTCCAAGGCTCCATCTCCCATCCCTGAGACGATGGAGAATGTGCTCTGTGCCCTGGGCTTGGCCGTTGGCATTCTGGGCATCGTCGCTGGCACCATCCTCTTCTTCAAGGCCATGAGGATGAACGAGGGCAGCGTTCGCAGGGGCCGCAG ATGA
- the LOC133381889 gene encoding HLA class II histocompatibility antigen, DR alpha chain-like isoform X1: MGKLNFSKYELHFLCPGRRAAAMMGTRGALCLWGCLWAVLTLPRAGALTVEDTLVELDFFQESFPSEQKSGEFLLEFNDEEILHVDWAQKQNVWRLPDFQRFTDFEVQGALANIAVMKNNMQVLIQRSNRTRAQNVAPSTTVYPEDPMELGDPNVLICFVDRFSPPVLNITWLKNNEVVSQGVEETDFYPSVDNTFRKFSYLPFIPEQGDFYVCQVEHWGLPEGRTEKIWHSKAPSPIPETMENVLCALGLAVGILGIVAGTILFFKAMRMNEGSVRRGRR; encoded by the exons CCCGGGAAGAAGAGCTGCCGCGATGATGGGCACAAGAGGAGCCCTTTGCCTCTGGGGGTGCCTCTGGGCCGTCCTCACCCTGCCGCGGGCCGGAGCCCTCACAG tggAGGACACGCTGGTGGAGCTGGACTTCTTCCAGGAGAGCTTCCCTTCGGAGCAGAAGTCCGGCGAGTTCCTGCTGGAGTTCAATGACGAGGAGatcctgcacgtggactgggccCAGAAGCAGAACGTCTGGAGGCTGCCGGACTTCCAGCGCTTCACTGACTTTGAGGTGCAGGGGGCCCTGGCCAACATTGCTGTCATGAAGAACAACATGCAGGTCCTCATCCAGCGCAGCAACCGCACCCGCGCCCAGAACG TGGCTCCTTCGACAACCGTGTACCCGGAAGACCCCATGGAACTGGGGGACCCCAACGTCCTCATCTGCTTCGTGGACCGCTTCTCTCCCCCGGTGCTGAACATCACCTGGCTGAAGAACAACGAGGTGGTCTCGCAGGGCGTGGAGGAGACGGACTTCTACCCCAGCGTGGACAACACCTTCCGCAAGTTCTCCTACCTCCCCTTCATCCCGGAGCAGGGGGACTTCTACGTCTGCCAAGTGGAGCACTGGGGACTCCCCGAGGGGAGGACGGAGAAGATATGGC ATTCCAAGGCTCCATCTCCCATCCCTGAGACGATGGAGAATGTGCTCTGTGCCCTGGGCTTGGCCGTTGGCATTCTGGGCATCGTCGCTGGCACCATCCTCTTCTTCAAGGCCATGAGGATGAACGAGGGCAGCGTTCGCAGGGGCCGCAG ATGA